A window of Hevea brasiliensis isolate MT/VB/25A 57/8 chromosome 14, ASM3005281v1, whole genome shotgun sequence contains these coding sequences:
- the LOC110650382 gene encoding zinc finger transcription factor YY1, whose product METQFTHNLYERRPFVKSKAPAVKWFKEWVPQDVVATGGKCSLFKWVNENQLKALKEKAKESPAPEPEPEPTTEVLFLCSFEGCGKTFIDAGALRKHSHIHGERQYICHYEGCGKKFLDSSKLKRHFLIHTGERDFVCPHEGCGKAFSLDFNLRSHMKTHSQENYHICPYSECGKRYAHEYKLKNHISAHHEKHATADAVKYTTPPEKITKVSKPSAVAYGSASSDRPYACPYEGCIKAYIHEYKLKLHLRKEHPGHMSDENAENASPNADNEMDEASDQDAYAEKRVNGKSRKQSRPKPNLKMPPSKITQRKGASPSRASLNVVKKSWQAKEETYEEEDSEETEEEDRDNAEDGWRYGENNEDDDDEETEYED is encoded by the exons ATGGAGACTCAGTTCACTCACAATTTGTACGAGCGACGCCCCTTTGTCAAATCCAAGGCTCCTGCTGTTAAATGGTTCAAAGAATG GGTGCCCCAAGATGTTGTGGCAACTGGTGGGAAGTGTTCTCTTTTCAAATGGGTAAATG AAAACCAATTGAAGGCTTTGAAAGAGAAGGCAAAAGAATCACCAGCACCAGAACCAGAACCAGAACCTACTACAGAGGTTCTTTTCCTATGTAGTTTTGAAGGCTGTGGAAAGACTTTTATAGATGCTGGTGCTTTGAGAAAGCATTCTCATATCCATGGAGAGAGACAATATATTTGTCACTATGAAGGATGTGGAAAg AAATTTTTAGATAGTTCAAAGTTGAAAAGACACTTCTTAATTCATACAGGTGAAAGAGATTTTGTTTGTCCTCATGAAGGCTGTGGTAAG GCATTTTCACTGGATTTCAACCTGAGGTCACACATGAAAACGCATTCACAAGAAAACTACCATATCTGCCCATACTCAGAATGTGGAAAGAGATATGCTCATGAGTACAAACTGAAGAACCATATTTCAGCTCACCATGAAAAG CATGCAACTGCAGATGCAGTGAAATATACCACGCCTCCAGAAAAGATAACTAAAGTTTCCAAGCCTTCAGCAGTGGCGTATGGCTCTGCATCATCGGATCGTCCTTATGCTTGTCCTTATGAAGGTTGTATAAAGGCCTATATCCATGAATACAAGCTTAAACTACATTTAAGAAAAGAGCATCCTGGCCATATGTCTGATGAAAACGCTGAGAATGCCTCTCCCAATGCTGACAATGAGATGGATGAGGCCAGTGATCAAGATGCCTATGCTGAGAAGCGTGTGAATGGGAAAAGTCGGAAACAGAGCCGGCCCAAGCCCAACTTGAAGATGCCTCCATCAAAAATTACACAACGGAAAGGTGCAAGTCCATCTCGTGCCAGTTTGAATGTGGTGAAAAAATCTTGGCAAGCAAAAGAAGAAACCTACGAGGAAGAAGATAGTGAAGAGACAGAGGAGGAGGATCGCGACAATGCAGAGGATGGATGGAGATATGGAGAAAACAATGAGGATGACGACGATGAAGAGACGGAGTATGAAGACTGA